The following proteins are encoded in a genomic region of Brachypodium distachyon strain Bd21 chromosome 1, Brachypodium_distachyon_v3.0, whole genome shotgun sequence:
- the LOC104581828 gene encoding uncharacterized protein LOC104581828 isoform X2 yields the protein MAPSWVLLPPELPFTHDAGLFSEASQQSKGWMSEGRPPRPEETRGAITAYLESLKPDAHFADPPEISYIRLLRPTESVPPLCGVVDSAWISSIDKHLFALYAGQYRPGSDICARNGGYLIYDARKNSLSPIPEIPYHMSQSAIGYETAVVVSFDGDGAGEGAGYVLAELTKKERLKEGSEAELFLWQSSSPGWVSKIAVLPPEVCSPTTDFCADKCFSFGGFLCWVDLSKGMLVCELCNLQEDNDLKFRYIALPDNCPTYDLFSPENQTLQVQEFRSIGCVGGQIKFVSVDDQVGHLPGHKLEMNTWTLSSDLTEWKDGKMYNLGKIWENGTHLLHGMRKLAPSLPFLSKHEDNVVYVVFNDMRVVGSHLECKGQYLVRIDMKNDDVKFYRQTTYRILSQLFTCEIGADQQGLLEDQQISAGHESQEPLAKPACVYLRKVIPQK from the exons ATGGCCCCGTCGTGGGTTTTGCTCCCCCCGGAACTTCCGTTCACCCACGACGCGGGGCTATTCAGCGAGGCCAGCCAACAGTCAAAGGGCTGGATGAGCGAAGGAAGACCACCACGTCCTGAAGAGACGCGAGGAGCGATCACCGCATACCTAGAAAGCTTGAAACCCGATGCGCATTTCGCGGATCCACCGGAGATATCCTACATCCGTCTACTCCGGCCGACGGAATCCGTCCCACCCCTGTGCGGGGTCGTTGACTCAGCCTGGATCTCGAGCATAGACAAGCATCTGTTTGCCCTGTATGCCGGTCAATACCGGCCTGGCAGTGACATCTGTGCTAGAAATGGAGGTTATCTGATCTACGACGCCAGGAAGAACTCTCTCTCGCCGATTCCAGAAATCCCATACCACATGTCCCAGTCCGCCATCGGGTACGAAACGGCGGTTGTTGTGTCCTTCGATGGCGATGGCGCAGGTGAGGGAGCCGGCTATGTTCTTGCCGAACTGACGAAAAAAGAAAGGCTCAAGGAAGGCTCCGAAGCCGAACTCTTCTTGTGGCAGTCGTCTAGTCCAGGTTGGGTTAGTAAAATTGCTGTGCTGCCGCCCGAGGTTTGTTCGCCCACCACTGATTTCTGCGCCGACAAGTGCTTCTCATTTGGGGGCTTTCTCTGCTGGGTAGATCTCTCCAAAGGCATGCTGGTCTGTGAGTTGTGTAACTTGCAAGAAGACAACGATTTGAAGTTCCGTTATATTGCATTGCCTGATAATTGCCCCACTTATGATCTCTTCAGCCCTGAGAATCAAACGCTGCAGGTGCAAGAATTTCGTTCCATTGGGTGTGTTGGCGGCCAGATCAAGTTTGTTAGCGTGGATGATCAAGTTGGGCACCTGCCTGGGCACAAATTAGAGATGAATACATGGACTCTTTCTTCTGACCTTACAGAGTGGAAGGATGGCAAGATGTACAATCTTGGAAAGATCTGGGAGAATGGGACTCATTTGTTACATGGCATGCGGAAGCTAGCGCCTTCTCTTCCTTTCCTTAGCAAGCATGAAGACAACGTTGTTTATGTAGTCTTTAATGATATGAGGGTGGTGGGCAGTCATTTGGAGTGCAAAGGGCAGTACTTAGTCCGTATCGATATGAAGAATGATGATGTGAAGTTCTATCGGCAAACTACATACCGGATTCTGTCACAGCTCTTCACCTGTGAGATCGGTGCAGACCAACAGGGCTTATTGGAAGACCAACAG ATCAGCGCAGGTCATGAATCTCAAGAGCCACTCGCGAAACCTGCTTGTGTTTATTTGAG GAAGGTGATCCCCCAAAAGTGA
- the LOC104581828 gene encoding uncharacterized protein LOC104581828 isoform X1: MAPSWVLLPPELPFTHDAGLFSEASQQSKGWMSEGRPPRPEETRGAITAYLESLKPDAHFADPPEISYIRLLRPTESVPPLCGVVDSAWISSIDKHLFALYAGQYRPGSDICARNGGYLIYDARKNSLSPIPEIPYHMSQSAIGYETAVVVSFDGDGAGEGAGYVLAELTKKERLKEGSEAELFLWQSSSPGWVSKIAVLPPEVCSPTTDFCADKCFSFGGFLCWVDLSKGMLVCELCNLQEDNDLKFRYIALPDNCPTYDLFSPENQTLQVQEFRSIGCVGGQIKFVSVDDQVGHLPGHKLEMNTWTLSSDLTEWKDGKMYNLGKIWENGTHLLHGMRKLAPSLPFLSKHEDNVVYVVFNDMRVVGSHLECKGQYLVRIDMKNDDVKFYRQTTYRILSQLFTCEIGADQQGLLEDQQEGDPPKVKVEFGGEPQENNPAKLTAMGLAISMPPASRFNEKRRPGDGDDQTCNAAALRKTKI; this comes from the exons ATGGCCCCGTCGTGGGTTTTGCTCCCCCCGGAACTTCCGTTCACCCACGACGCGGGGCTATTCAGCGAGGCCAGCCAACAGTCAAAGGGCTGGATGAGCGAAGGAAGACCACCACGTCCTGAAGAGACGCGAGGAGCGATCACCGCATACCTAGAAAGCTTGAAACCCGATGCGCATTTCGCGGATCCACCGGAGATATCCTACATCCGTCTACTCCGGCCGACGGAATCCGTCCCACCCCTGTGCGGGGTCGTTGACTCAGCCTGGATCTCGAGCATAGACAAGCATCTGTTTGCCCTGTATGCCGGTCAATACCGGCCTGGCAGTGACATCTGTGCTAGAAATGGAGGTTATCTGATCTACGACGCCAGGAAGAACTCTCTCTCGCCGATTCCAGAAATCCCATACCACATGTCCCAGTCCGCCATCGGGTACGAAACGGCGGTTGTTGTGTCCTTCGATGGCGATGGCGCAGGTGAGGGAGCCGGCTATGTTCTTGCCGAACTGACGAAAAAAGAAAGGCTCAAGGAAGGCTCCGAAGCCGAACTCTTCTTGTGGCAGTCGTCTAGTCCAGGTTGGGTTAGTAAAATTGCTGTGCTGCCGCCCGAGGTTTGTTCGCCCACCACTGATTTCTGCGCCGACAAGTGCTTCTCATTTGGGGGCTTTCTCTGCTGGGTAGATCTCTCCAAAGGCATGCTGGTCTGTGAGTTGTGTAACTTGCAAGAAGACAACGATTTGAAGTTCCGTTATATTGCATTGCCTGATAATTGCCCCACTTATGATCTCTTCAGCCCTGAGAATCAAACGCTGCAGGTGCAAGAATTTCGTTCCATTGGGTGTGTTGGCGGCCAGATCAAGTTTGTTAGCGTGGATGATCAAGTTGGGCACCTGCCTGGGCACAAATTAGAGATGAATACATGGACTCTTTCTTCTGACCTTACAGAGTGGAAGGATGGCAAGATGTACAATCTTGGAAAGATCTGGGAGAATGGGACTCATTTGTTACATGGCATGCGGAAGCTAGCGCCTTCTCTTCCTTTCCTTAGCAAGCATGAAGACAACGTTGTTTATGTAGTCTTTAATGATATGAGGGTGGTGGGCAGTCATTTGGAGTGCAAAGGGCAGTACTTAGTCCGTATCGATATGAAGAATGATGATGTGAAGTTCTATCGGCAAACTACATACCGGATTCTGTCACAGCTCTTCACCTGTGAGATCGGTGCAGACCAACAGGGCTTATTGGAAGACCAACAG GAAGGTGATCCCCCAAAAGTGAAAGTTGAATTCGGAGGTGAACCACAGGAAAACAACCCtgctaaattaacagcaatgGGACTTGCTATCAGCATGCCACCTGCATCCAGGTTCAATGAAAAGAGGAGACCAGGGGATGGTGATGACCAAACTTGTAATGCTGCAGCTCttagaaaaacaaagataTAA
- the LOC100824768 gene encoding uncharacterized protein LOC100824768: MLKEIPVPVLTAYDYDGNEQGAGGLSKAGKEVKTLVHCKAGQSESDDDEDEDTDEDKLPSSVLAPKLKEEFESVPQENKPPKLTPKGLAFRNAPASRVNEKRRLEDDDAQPSNGAALKKPKIEPFTACLTCGARLCDDFEAIPFTKNISQNTTGGEQIYKGGSLDSADHVCTSALSSSSVDPEVVLCSCRGFDPDVTQVFVELCGSRLPFQENLTEWSVKLLIKAASARAGVESDDFYATLSGKVLELERPLSYYHIRHNSTIIVHPKLRGGVRYQTWDDIVSAGPRYHSVNLPPDLVLNTNRLTSTSASKSAPAPAPAAVAAPAAVAAPAAATTATFLSEHLQHHTRKVLIGMCQKHCAGISFGGNFTSSQILFHEGQVKFDGSIVPVQYSQASAKLDYDRLHTIFSADFCDNSSKSYPLHVQNLLDFLWAVPDGANPDSEDVVAFLTNHPAVISYMQRISVCQLLDNLFSRLSNVDHKTIYMFLGNLGGPRGWINLVRNVRAMDTVYTYGCTFDQKGNPTPPPYGANRAQCLHFSNNFFKHAGPHLKMEEIRGGIFSGYGIQ, encoded by the exons ATGCTGAAAGAAATACCCGTGCCTGTGCTCACA GCTTATGATTATGATGGCAATGAACAAGGAGCTGGTGGCCTGAGTAAGGCTGGTAAGGAAGTAAAAACGCTGGTCCACTGTAAAGCTGGACAAAGTGAATCTGATGACGATGAAGACGAAGACACTGAT GAAGATAAGTTGCCATCATCAGTACTTGCTCCAAAACTGAAAGAAGAATTTGAAAGTGTaccacaagaaaacaaacctCCCAAATTAACACCAAAAGGACTTGCTTTCCGCAATGCGCCTGCATCAAGGGTCAATGAAAAGAGGAGACTAGAGGATGATGATGCCCAACCTTCCAACGGTGCAGCTCTAAAAAAACCAAAGATAGAACCT TTTACAGCGTGCCTGACATGTGGTGCCCGACTGTGTGATGATTTCGAAGCTATTCCTTTCACTAAGAATATAAGTCAGAATACAACTGGAGGTGAACAAATCTACAAAGGTGGTAGTCTTGACTCCGCag ATCATGTCTGTACATCTGCTCTAAGCAGCAGCTCTGTTGATCCAGAAGTTGTTTTGTGCTCATGCCGAGGGTTTGATCCTGATGTTACTCAG GTGTTTGTAGAGCTCTGCGGATCTAGATTACCATTTCAGGAGAACCTGACCGAATGGAGTGTAAAGCTGCTGATCAAGGCTGCTTCTGCCAGAGCAGGAGTTGAGTCAGATGATTTCTATGCAACATTATCTGGAAAAGTCTTAGAGCTGGAGAGACCACTTTCTTATTATCATATACGTCACAATAGTACGATCATAGTTCATCCTAAACTAAGGGGTGGTGTTAG GTACCAGACGTGGGATGATATTGTCAGTGCTGGTCCTCGTTACCACAGTGTGAATTTGCCGCCTGATTTAGTTTTAAATACCAATCGATTGACATCTACATCAGCATCAAAatcagcaccagcaccagcaccagcagcagtagcagcaccagcagccgtagcagcaccagcagcagcaaccacaGCGACCTTTCTTTCTGAGCATCTGCAACATCACACTAGGAAGGTATTGATAGGAATGTGTCAGAAACATTGTGCTGGCATTAGTTTCGGAGGTAATTTTACTTCGTCGCAAATCCTATTCCATGAGGGGCAAGTAAAATTCGACGGTTCAATTGTCCCAGTGCAATACAGTCAGGCTTCTGCCAAACTTGATTATGATCGACTTCACACCATATTCAGCGCTGATTTCTGTGATAACTCCAGTAAATCTTATCCACTCCATGTTCAGAACTTGCTCGATTTTCTGTGGGCTGTACCAGATGGCGCCAACCCAGACAGTGAGGATGTGGTAGCTTTTTTGACTAATCACCCTGCGGTTATATCTTACATGCAGAGAATATCTGTATGCCAGTTGCTTGATAACCTGTTCAGCAGGCTCAGTAATGTTGATCATAAAACTATCTACATGTTCCTTGGAAATCTTGGTGGCCCAAGGGGGTGGATCAATTTGGTCAGGAATGTTCGAGCAATGGATACGGTCTACACCTATGGTTGTACATTTGATCAGAAGGGAAATCCGACTCCTCCGCCGTACGGTGCTAATCGGGCACAGTGTCTACATTTCTCCAATAACTTCTTTAAACATGCCGGTCCACAT CTCAAAATGGAGGAGATAAGAGGCGGCATTTTCTCTGGCTATGGAATCCAATAA
- the LOC104582383 gene encoding putative pentatricopeptide repeat-containing protein At3g49142 — translation MNPSRGLLRRLPPAGGQHALLHLVDSCRAPADLPALRAAHARLLLLQHLHSPTSTAVARVKLIQAYAACSALPAALAVLASSPDRATIFYNVLLRALTSASLHREALLLFASMRPQGPSCSPDHYTYPLALKSCAASSSLVLGLQIHSSIARLGLDANLFVAHSAITMYARCGRPDDAYEMFDEMQHRDVVSWNAMISGFAHAGLFGRSVEIFRELVRLQCPRPDAGTMASILPAMGNAKAEDISLVRGVFDEMRFRGLISWNAMLSIYAINGLHIQAVELFMRMEKDGVEPDAVTLATVLPSCGEVSAFSLGKRIHEIIKRKRMCPNMSLENALTNMYANCGCLKDAREVFDCMSVRDVVSWTSIISAYGMRGHGTEAVNLFESMREQGLEPDSIAFVAILAACSHAGLLDVGKRYFDCMTSRYQITPKAEHYTCMVDLLGRAGCISEAYDFIMAMPIEPNERVWGALLGACRIHSNMDIGLLAADSLFRLVPNQTGYYVLLSNIYARAGRWADVTSVRSVMASKGIKKLPGGSSVEIGDQVHTFHVGDRSHPQYEMIYEKLDELLGKIKGMGYNPEVEATLHDVEEEDKEGHLSVHSEKLAIAFVLINTRPGTPIRITLNLRTCGDCHHAAKLISTIANREIILRDINKFHHIVQGVCSCGDYW, via the coding sequence ATGAACCCGTCGCGGGGACTCCTCCGGCGCCTGCCCCCGGCCGGCGGCCAACACGCGCTCCTCCACCTGGTGGACtcctgccgcgcgcccgctGACCTCCCGGCTCTCCGCGCCGCCCACGCgcgcctcctgctgctgcagcacctccattcccccacctccaccgccgtcgcccgcgTCAAGCTCATCCAGGCCTACGCCGCCTGCTCcgcgctccccgccgcccTTGCCGTGCTCGCGTCCTCCCCCGACCGCGCCACCATCTTCTACAACGTGCTCCTCCGAGCGCTCACCTCCGCCTCTCTCCACCGCGaggccctcctcctcttcgcctCCATGCGACCGCAGGGCCCATCCTGCTCCCCCGACCACTACACCTACCCTCTCGCTCTCAAGTCCTGTGCGGCGTCGAGCAGCCTCGTTCTCGGCCTCCAGATACACTCCTCCATCGCCAGGCTCGGTCTCGACGCGAATCTCTTCGTGGCGCACTCGGCGATCACCATGTATGCACGGTGTGGTCGCCCGGACGACGCTTACGAGATGTTCGATGAAATGCAGCACCGGGATGTCGTTTCATGGAACGCCATGATTTCTGGGTTCGCTCATGCAGGATTGTTCGGCAGATCCGTGGAGATTTTCAGGGAGTTGGTGAGGCTGCAGTGTCCACGGCCTGATGCTGGGACCATGGCAAGCATCCTGCCTGCTATGGGTAATGCCAAGGCAGAGGACATCTCACTTGTGAGGGGAGTGTTTGATGAGATGAGGTTTAGAGGACTTATTTCTTGGAATGCCATGCTGTCTATATATGCTATCAATGGACTGCATATCCAGGCTGTTGAGCTGTTCATGAGGATGGAGAAGGATGGGGTTGAGCCAGATGCTGTGACATTAGCAACTGTTCTTCCTTCTTGTGGGGAGGTCTCGGCATTTTCCCTGGGAAAGCGTATCCATGAGATTATCAAGAGGAAAAGAATGTGCCCCAATATGTCCCTTGAGAATGCTCTCACCAACATGTATGCCAACTGTGGATGCTTGAAGGATGCTAGGGAGGTATTTGATTGCATGAGTGTGCGGGATGTAGTATCATGGACTTCGATCATTTCTGCATATGGCATGCGTGGTCATGGGACAGAGGCTGTCAACCTGTTTGAGAGCATGCGAGAACAGGGTCTGGAACCCGATTCTATTGCCTTTGTTGCTATTCTTGCAGCATGTAGCCACGCTGGTCTTTTGGATGTTGGAAAGCGTTATTTTGATTGTATGACTAGTAGATATCAGATAACTCCGAAAGCAGAGCACTATACTTGTATGGTGGATCTTCTTGGGCGTGCTGGGTGTATAAGTGAGGCATATGATTTCATTATGGCCATGCCTATCGAGCCAAATGAAAGAGTTTGGGGAGCCTTATTAGGAGCTTGTCGGATTCACTCCAATATGGACATTGGGTTGTTGGCAGCAGACAGTTTGTTCAGATTGGTACCCAATCAAACAGGATACTATGTGCTATTGTCAAATATTTATGCCAGGGCTGGGAGATGGGCGGATGTTACATCGGTGAGAAGTGTCATGGCAAGCAAAGGTATCAAGAAATTGCCTGGTGGAAGCAGTGTTGAGATAGGCGATCAGGTTCACACATTTCATGTTGGCGATAGATCTCATCCACAGTATGAAATGATCTATGAGAAATTGGATGAGTTGTTAGGAAAGATCAAGGGAATGGGTTACAACCCAGAAGTTGAGGCTACACTTCATGATGTTGAAGAGGAAGACAAGGAGGGCCATCTTTCAGTACATAGTGAAAAATTGGCTATTGCATTTGTTCTTATAAACACTCGTCCAGGGACACCTATTAGGATAACATTGAATCTCAGAACATGTGGTGATTGCCATCATGCCGCAAAGCTCATTTCAACAATTGCCAATAGAGAGATTATCCTCAGAGATATCAATAAATTCCACCATATAGTACAAGGAGTTTGTTCATGTGGGGACTATTGGTAG